One uncultured Methanobrevibacter sp. DNA segment encodes these proteins:
- the mbhE gene encoding hydrogen gas-evolving membrane-bound hydrogenase subunit E encodes MSKRTIRNLLAAVLTAIFSVTLLDAMFHLSSMIQPGVSYIYNALGTQIAPNMVTVVIFDFRAYDTLGESIILLTAGLVVLLIFGRGLLGDKQ; translated from the coding sequence TTGTCTAAACGTACAATCCGTAATTTATTGGCTGCAGTTTTAACAGCAATATTCTCTGTTACTCTGCTTGATGCGATGTTCCATTTAAGCAGCATGATTCAGCCTGGTGTAAGTTATATCTATAATGCTTTGGGAACTCAAATAGCACCGAACATGGTGACCGTAGTTATTTTTGATTTCAGAGCTTACGATACATTAGGTGAATCAATCATATTATTAACTGCCGGACTGGTAGTATTGCTTATATTCGGTAGAGGATTACTGGGGGACAAACAATGA
- a CDS encoding hydrogenase yields MKLYDQIFNVVKQFKKLFSPGPVTNADVSGSITAEIFLIVSLVLSTLLLRHINVLLAGFVALILAIVLISNIPLIPKFKIEQEDSLEKMIFYAVVTLAIIVAFLYWGGNFV; encoded by the coding sequence ATGAAACTTTATGATCAAATATTCAATGTTGTAAAACAGTTTAAAAAATTGTTTTCACCAGGTCCTGTAACTAATGCGGACGTTTCTGGAAGTATTACAGCAGAAATATTCCTGATTGTTTCATTGGTCTTATCTACACTATTGTTAAGACATATCAATGTTCTTTTAGCCGGTTTTGTTGCATTAATATTGGCTATTGTGTTGATTTCCAATATTCCGCTTATTCCTAAATTTAAAATTGAACAAGAGGATTCTTTAGAGAAAATGATATTTTACGCGGTGGTAACACTTGCTATCATTGTTGCATTCTTATACTGGGGTGGTAATTTTGTCTAA
- a CDS encoding cation:proton antiporter subunit C codes for MAQTQLAILLTSAALVIIGLYSAIFIDNIIKKIIGISFIEEGANLFIVAIGYKPGGVVPILMPGMDTSWFASNAAYPLPFGLVLTSIVIGASTLAVMLALVMVLYRRYGTLSTRVMLADTSKQEEYDE; via the coding sequence ATGGCACAAACACAACTTGCGATATTATTGACATCTGCTGCATTGGTTATTATTGGACTTTATTCAGCAATTTTCATTGATAATATCATAAAGAAAATAATCGGTATTAGTTTTATTGAAGAAGGTGCTAATCTATTCATTGTTGCTATTGGTTATAAACCTGGTGGTGTTGTACCTATTTTGATGCCTGGAATGGATACATCCTGGTTTGCATCAAATGCTGCATATCCATTGCCTTTTGGGTTAGTTCTTACCAGTATTGTAATTGGTGCAAGTACTTTGGCCGTTATGCTTGCATTGGTAATGGTTTTATACAGAAGATATGGTACTTTAAGTACTCGTGTAATGTTGGCGGACACATCAAAACAGGAGGAATACGATGAATGA
- a CDS encoding succinylglutamate desuccinylase/aspartoacylase family protein gives MYFEKIDEFENLEMTYISDFSGGYISRNSELFKHIELNKLNQFILEKSVYGTPIFKIGGGGNKLLILSGIHGNELPAQIANLKLINELVNENLSNTLFFIPFAAPKSTMNNERTFNSMDLNRSAHIENSVSNLIVKAAESLKVKFVGDFHSTALNSNPGFEAIFSSKSPSPESFLVANYISKDVGSEIIAFDFAGSSYKGAVEDVFNLRGTPAVTCEVLCPFGNVGRGTVEKSFAQMKSFLSYFGV, from the coding sequence ATGTATTTTGAAAAAATTGATGAATTTGAAAATCTTGAAATGACATATATTTCTGATTTTTCCGGAGGTTACATTTCAAGAAACAGTGAACTCTTTAAACATATAGAGTTGAACAAATTAAATCAATTTATTTTAGAAAAATCTGTTTATGGAACTCCAATTTTTAAAATTGGTGGCGGGGGAAATAAACTGCTGATTTTATCCGGAATTCATGGTAATGAATTGCCGGCACAAATTGCAAATTTGAAACTAATCAATGAATTGGTTAATGAAAATTTATCCAATACATTATTTTTCATTCCCTTTGCAGCTCCAAAATCAACAATGAATAATGAACGAACATTCAATTCAATGGATTTGAACAGATCTGCACATATTGAAAATTCTGTAAGTAATCTTATAGTTAAGGCCGCTGAATCTCTTAAGGTTAAGTTTGTTGGAGATTTTCACTCAACGGCCCTTAATTCAAATCCGGGATTTGAAGCAATATTTTCATCTAAATCTCCAAGCCCTGAAAGTTTTTTGGTTGCAAATTATATTTCAAAAGATGTCGGATCTGAGATTATTGCCTTTGACTTTGCAGGTTCATCCTATAAAGGTGCAGTTGAAGATGTCTTTAATTTAAGGGGAACTCCTGCCGTTACATGTGAAGTGCTGTGTCCTTTCGGTAATGTTGGTAGAGGAACTGTTGAAAAGTCATTTGCTCAAATGAAAAGCTTTTTATCATATTTCGGGGTTTGA
- a CDS encoding MnhB domain-containing protein — MSQGSMILKLISLPISIILICLGIMTILGGHITPGGGFQGGAMIASGIILSVLVYGLGNSPLELSHTYIEVLESVGALGFVVFGLIGLFVGGFFLYNVGTDLFNVVPAAIQNVLHYPDVTNAGIIPYLNIFVGLKVFVGLSSIVIAFAGFKKFVGEGE; from the coding sequence ATGAGTCAGGGCAGCATGATTTTAAAACTTATATCTTTACCTATTTCAATTATCTTAATTTGTTTAGGTATAATGACTATCCTTGGAGGTCACATCACTCCTGGTGGAGGTTTCCAAGGTGGTGCAATGATTGCCAGTGGAATTATATTATCTGTCCTTGTTTATGGTCTGGGTAACTCTCCATTGGAATTATCTCATACTTATATTGAAGTATTGGAATCTGTAGGTGCATTAGGATTTGTCGTTTTCGGATTGATAGGTTTATTCGTTGGAGGATTTTTCCTATACAATGTGGGAACAGATTTATTTAATGTTGTCCCTGCAGCTATTCAGAATGTTCTGCATTATCCTGATGTCACCAATGCAGGCATAATTCCATATCTCAATATATTTGTAGGTTTGAAAGTATTTGTAGGTTTATCCTCAATTGTAATTGCATTTGCAGGATTTAAGAAATTTGTTGGGGAGGGTGAATAA
- a CDS encoding cation:proton antiporter, producing the protein MIVYIQSALLIISAILIIISAIGVLTLPKNTKNVVYARIHIFGVFDIACIIAMIALGQFLLAGVYFILAPFVAHAVANAYWKKEDRENNMDLVTVEEVVEDDNPFIHPKEKMQALESKDSEKLKADERFSVTMLEIDEGE; encoded by the coding sequence ATGATAGTTTACATTCAATCTGCACTTCTTATTATATCTGCAATTCTAATAATCATATCTGCAATTGGTGTTTTAACTTTACCAAAAAACACTAAAAATGTAGTTTATGCAAGAATACACATTTTCGGTGTTTTTGATATCGCTTGTATTATTGCTATGATTGCATTAGGCCAATTTTTACTTGCTGGTGTATACTTTATTCTCGCACCGTTTGTAGCTCATGCAGTAGCTAATGCTTATTGGAAAAAAGAAGATAGAGAAAATAACATGGATTTAGTAACTGTCGAAGAAGTTGTTGAAGATGACAATCCTTTCATACATCCTAAAGAAAAAATGCAAGCTTTAGAAAGCAAAGATTCAGAAAAACTCAAGGCTGATGAAAGGTTCTCAGTTACTATGTTGGAAATTGATGAGGGGGAGTAA
- a CDS encoding metal-dependent hydrolase — MSTYKGHSIFALILSLMFFHSPLLIALTLIGANIPDFDHKFKKDNVYKLIILGLIVFISLYILKLPYFIGLIIVFLGVTFYFSEHRSFTHSIFGVLTLTSAVSLILIWSFQLILAVTNINDYYLIMAILIALLSFSFLNRKVLMLFLPVFFISLFIFNKGSVNYVEIVLSLFLGVFSHIVLDSFTPSGIKIFAPLSSKKVYRNFGIISVFVLIVLAIIYQAPVFFNLFEQYVSNSISIIGI; from the coding sequence ATGTCAACTTACAAAGGACATTCAATATTTGCATTAATTCTTTCATTGATGTTTTTTCATAGTCCTCTGTTAATTGCTTTAACTCTGATAGGTGCAAATATTCCTGACTTTGATCATAAATTTAAAAAAGATAATGTCTACAAGTTGATAATTTTGGGATTAATAGTGTTTATTTCACTTTATATCCTTAAATTACCTTATTTCATTGGGTTAATAATTGTATTTCTTGGAGTTACATTCTATTTTTCAGAACATAGGAGTTTTACACATTCCATTTTCGGAGTTTTAACATTAACGTCAGCAGTTTCATTAATATTAATCTGGTCATTTCAGTTAATCCTTGCGGTAACTAACATTAACGATTACTATCTGATAATGGCAATTTTAATTGCTCTTTTAAGCTTTTCATTCTTAAACAGGAAAGTGTTAATGTTATTCCTGCCGGTATTTTTTATCAGTTTGTTTATATTCAATAAAGGAAGTGTAAACTATGTTGAAATTGTCTTAAGTCTGTTTTTAGGAGTATTTTCACACATTGTTCTTGATTCATTCACGCCGTCTGGAATTAAAATATTTGCTCCTCTTTCATCAAAAAAAGTTTACAGAAATTTTGGAATCATATCTGTATTTGTTTTAATTGTTTTGGCTATTATATATCAGGCTCCTGTATTTTTTAATCTTTTTGAGCAATATGTGTCCAATTCAATTTCAATCATTGGCATTTAA
- a CDS encoding glycosyltransferase family 2 protein — protein sequence MVEISVILPVYNSENYIKECLDSLLSQTFKDIEILCIDDGSTDGSLNILKDIEKTDSRITVITQENMGVAKTRNNGLNLVKGNYVYFMDSDDCLDKNAFKKLHDNITSNRSDFCIMKVIFVNGSEEYKFPAFDIDKEFDKVNFNDFTFTYRDVKSHVLNDLFAPWLKLYSAEFLKSNDDFTFPEIKSYSDAPFHVKTMLNASKISFVPEYLYYYRENDGSLVHSSSNTINFFRLSDIIEDYLVKNDFIDEFTDEFAAFKIVKLVYYMGFTDSEEYYTKAKEELSNVNANFSLIGDNDIDKMNIILDSDNLKECKLALELYDCKKRVKSMQESKSWRVTKPLRRFTSSLR from the coding sequence ATGGTTGAAATTTCAGTTATACTCCCTGTTTATAATAGTGAAAACTACATAAAAGAGTGTTTGGACAGTCTTTTAAGTCAAACATTTAAGGATATCGAAATATTGTGCATTGATGACGGCTCTACTGACGGGTCTTTAAATATCCTAAAAGACATTGAAAAAACAGACAGCCGTATAACTGTAATCACACAGGAAAATATGGGAGTTGCAAAAACTCGAAATAATGGGCTGAATCTTGTTAAGGGCAATTATGTCTATTTTATGGATTCTGATGATTGTCTTGATAAAAATGCATTTAAAAAATTGCATGACAATATAACCTCGAACCGTTCTGATTTTTGTATCATGAAAGTAATTTTTGTAAATGGTTCTGAAGAATATAAATTTCCTGCATTTGACATAGATAAGGAATTTGATAAGGTTAACTTCAATGACTTCACATTTACATACAGGGATGTCAAAAGTCATGTTTTAAATGACCTGTTTGCACCATGGCTTAAATTATACAGTGCTGAATTTTTAAAAAGCAATGATGATTTTACTTTTCCAGAGATTAAATCATATTCGGATGCACCGTTTCATGTAAAAACAATGCTGAATGCTTCCAAGATATCATTTGTTCCGGAATATCTGTATTATTATCGTGAAAATGATGGTTCTCTTGTTCATTCATCATCAAATACCATTAACTTTTTCAGGCTTTCCGATATTATTGAAGATTATCTTGTCAAAAATGACTTCATCGATGAGTTCACGGATGAATTTGCAGCATTTAAAATTGTTAAATTAGTCTATTATATGGGATTTACAGACTCGGAGGAGTATTATACAAAAGCCAAAGAGGAATTGTCAAATGTTAATGCAAATTTTTCATTGATTGGAGATAATGACATTGATAAAATGAATATTATTCTTGATTCTGACAATCTAAAGGAATGTAAGTTGGCTTTGGAGTTGTATGATTGTAAAAAACGTGTAAAATCAATGCAGGAGTCTAAAAGTTGGAGAGTCACTAAACCATTGAGGAGATTTACATCCTCTTTGAGATGA
- a CDS encoding IGHMBP2 family helicase — MKKYIKNLIKLVNYERDAEIELMRFEIAHMSGQKREELGRAINKVKGKYIGEELGLKIVQFGRSEIIDTEISVGDMVLVSTANPLSSDFTGTVTEKGARFIKVAFDKRIPRWVLKKKVRLDLYANDVTFRRMEDNLKHLSLKGKNALEYMLTERNPKKNHSTPYINHIDQNLNEFQKRAIENALSCENFYLIHGPFGTGKTRTLVELISQETRQNHKVLATAESNAAVDNILERLMENKKLNLTRLGHPQRVSKHNISKTLAYKVENHKLNKKIGKIHKKIEKLIEKRKVYTKPTPQYRRGYGDYDILYNASKGKGGRGISAEKMKSMAQWIEYNQQIDELHDEIKRIENKMIKDIIETSDVILSTNSSAALESIARTKFDVAIIDEASQATIPSVLIPIAKAHRFILAGDHKQLPPTIISDKAHGLEKTLFEELIKIYPFKSQLLNIQYRMNSLLMKFPNAEFYDNGLESDSSVDDITINDILTTTEKEDPMLFVDTSNIDSDGERHLKDSKSIMNEIEAEIAIKLANDYLKIGLTEEDIGIISPYADQVKIIQDKTPVEVKTVDGFQGREKEIIIISTVRSNEDGNIGFLRDLRRLNVAITRAKRKLIIIGNINTLESNQTYARLIEFAKENNVLVRL, encoded by the coding sequence TTGAAAAAATATATCAAAAATTTAATAAAATTAGTCAATTATGAAAGGGATGCCGAAATTGAGCTGATGCGTTTTGAAATAGCACATATGTCCGGTCAAAAAAGAGAGGAATTAGGCCGTGCCATCAATAAAGTTAAAGGAAAATATATTGGTGAAGAATTAGGCCTTAAAATAGTTCAATTCGGCAGGTCAGAAATTATAGATACAGAGATATCTGTCGGAGATATGGTACTTGTCAGTACTGCAAATCCTTTAAGCAGCGATTTTACAGGAACTGTAACAGAAAAGGGTGCAAGATTTATTAAAGTGGCCTTTGACAAAAGGATTCCCAGATGGGTCTTAAAAAAGAAGGTAAGACTTGATTTATATGCCAATGATGTGACATTCAGGAGAATGGAGGATAATCTCAAGCATTTGAGTTTGAAAGGAAAAAATGCATTGGAATATATGCTGACTGAGAGAAATCCGAAAAAGAATCATTCAACCCCTTATATCAACCATATTGACCAAAATTTAAATGAATTTCAAAAAAGAGCTATTGAAAATGCCCTTTCATGTGAAAACTTTTATTTAATCCACGGCCCTTTTGGAACCGGAAAGACCAGAACCTTAGTCGAACTTATTTCACAGGAAACCCGTCAGAATCATAAGGTCTTGGCTACAGCAGAAAGTAATGCCGCCGTTGACAACATCCTTGAACGACTAATGGAAAACAAAAAATTAAATCTGACAAGACTAGGACATCCCCAAAGAGTTTCAAAACACAACATTTCAAAAACTCTAGCTTATAAAGTTGAAAATCATAAGTTAAATAAAAAAATAGGCAAGATTCACAAAAAAATTGAAAAACTGATTGAAAAAAGAAAAGTTTATACTAAACCGACACCTCAGTATCGCCGAGGATATGGAGATTACGATATACTCTATAACGCTTCAAAAGGAAAAGGCGGACGTGGAATCAGTGCTGAAAAAATGAAATCAATGGCTCAATGGATAGAATACAACCAGCAAATTGATGAATTGCATGATGAAATTAAACGAATTGAAAATAAAATGATTAAAGACATTATCGAAACAAGCGATGTCATTTTATCAACAAACTCATCAGCTGCATTGGAATCAATAGCCCGAACAAAATTTGATGTTGCAATTATCGATGAAGCATCACAGGCCACAATTCCAAGTGTTCTGATTCCAATTGCAAAAGCCCATAGATTTATTCTTGCAGGAGACCACAAACAGCTTCCTCCAACAATAATCAGCGATAAGGCTCATGGTCTTGAAAAGACATTGTTTGAAGAATTAATAAAAATCTATCCGTTCAAATCACAACTTCTGAATATTCAATATAGAATGAACTCCCTTCTGATGAAGTTTCCAAATGCAGAATTTTACGATAATGGTCTTGAAAGTGATTCTTCGGTTGATGACATTACCATTAATGATATCCTAACAACGACTGAAAAAGAAGATCCTATGCTTTTTGTTGATACATCAAATATTGACAGTGATGGCGAAAGACACCTTAAGGATTCAAAATCCATCATGAATGAAATTGAAGCAGAAATTGCAATAAAACTTGCCAATGATTATCTGAAAATCGGACTAACAGAAGAAGACATTGGAATAATCAGCCCATATGCAGACCAAGTAAAGATTATACAGGATAAAACCCCTGTTGAAGTTAAAACCGTTGACGGTTTTCAGGGAAGAGAAAAAGAAATCATAATTATTTCAACAGTCAGAAGCAATGAAGATGGAAATATTGGATTTTTAAGAGATTTAAGAAGATTAAATGTAGCAATAACACGTGCAAAACGTAAACTAATCATTATAGGAAACATCAACACCCTTGAAAGCAATCAGACATATGCAAGACTGATTGAGTTTGCAAAAGAAAATAATGTCTTAGTTAGATTATAA
- a CDS encoding monovalent cation/H+ antiporter subunit E produces MFLTRIGYGIVYFVVLIYEIIKSTISVCFNSIMGRNIDPIVVDIETVLERPVSQTILANSISLTPGTLSVDLDSENNIIKVAAISPRKKEDIIPFEPYIKKMLE; encoded by the coding sequence ATGTTTTTGACTAGAATTGGCTATGGAATTGTTTATTTTGTAGTTCTTATTTATGAAATAATTAAATCAACAATTAGTGTTTGTTTTAATTCAATTATGGGGAGAAATATTGATCCTATAGTTGTTGACATTGAAACAGTTTTGGAGAGACCTGTTTCTCAAACAATTTTAGCAAATAGTATTTCTTTAACTCCTGGTACTTTGTCTGTTGATTTGGACAGTGAGAATAACATTATTAAAGTAGCTGCTATTTCTCCAAGAAAAAAAGAAGATATTATTCCTTTTGAACCCTATATTAAAAAAATGTTGGAGTAA
- the ehbF gene encoding energy conserving hydrogenase EhbF: MNELIPLMVIIPLMAALLISAFSRFNTVTKIFAFVVAICLPIIPLASNYGLHFFGGYAPIADNVTGLIFHPAITYSFTFLQQIFIGMIGLLTFLVVFIYLTKYKEVSGPYLFLLFLGTAAVTAMLLTDDIFHMFVFFEILALAQVGIVAASSIDYSYEMALKYMILGSIGSPIMLLGIGFLLAMTGSVNITDIAAAVHNGLVSSTSPVFLLSLALIFFGWLYASGLPPFHTIKSGIYSKAEPHGAALLQSFTVVSMISIVLIMFRIYSTLPIFEVLIVFFSVLAMILGVSLALTQTDFRRMIGFLAVGELGFIGLGIGLGTQFAITAGLFQALNEIIITALLFIGFGAIVNATNESDTRKLGGLLAQHPKVSLILLIGGMAMAGVPPLNGFQSKLMLVQASLSCGYPELSILAIMVSIATFVVFVKTYYAMFLKPKPRDLELEGKDVPKSMVLVMIILLAIIILLGIFPDVVTNGISNFVGGIL, encoded by the coding sequence ATGAATGAATTAATTCCACTTATGGTTATAATACCTTTGATGGCTGCATTACTTATCAGTGCTTTTTCAAGATTTAATACAGTAACCAAGATTTTTGCATTTGTTGTTGCAATATGTCTTCCGATAATACCTTTGGCTTCTAATTATGGCCTTCACTTCTTTGGAGGTTATGCGCCGATTGCAGATAATGTGACAGGTTTAATCTTCCATCCGGCGATTACCTATTCATTTACATTCTTGCAACAAATATTTATAGGAATGATTGGTCTTTTAACATTCTTGGTAGTATTCATTTATTTAACCAAATATAAAGAAGTTTCAGGACCTTATCTGTTCTTATTGTTCTTAGGTACTGCTGCTGTAACTGCAATGTTACTCACTGATGATATCTTCCACATGTTTGTGTTCTTTGAAATATTGGCTCTTGCGCAGGTGGGTATTGTAGCAGCATCATCAATAGATTACAGTTATGAAATGGCTCTAAAATACATGATTTTAGGATCAATTGGCTCACCGATAATGCTTTTAGGAATTGGATTCCTTCTGGCAATGACAGGTAGTGTAAATATTACTGATATAGCAGCGGCTGTTCACAATGGTTTGGTTAGCTCAACATCTCCAGTATTTTTATTATCACTCGCTTTAATATTCTTTGGTTGGTTATACGCATCAGGTTTACCACCATTCCATACAATAAAATCTGGAATTTATTCAAAAGCAGAACCTCACGGAGCAGCATTGCTTCAATCATTTACTGTAGTTTCAATGATTTCTATAGTATTGATAATGTTTAGAATCTATTCAACACTGCCTATATTTGAAGTTCTCATAGTTTTCTTCTCTGTCTTAGCTATGATATTGGGTGTCTCTCTCGCATTAACCCAAACTGACTTCAGAAGAATGATTGGATTTTTGGCTGTCGGTGAACTTGGTTTCATAGGATTAGGTATTGGTCTTGGAACACAATTTGCAATTACTGCAGGTTTGTTCCAGGCATTGAACGAAATAATTATTACTGCATTATTATTCATAGGATTTGGTGCAATTGTCAATGCAACAAATGAATCAGATACCCGTAAACTTGGAGGGCTTCTTGCTCAACATCCAAAGGTAAGTTTAATTCTTTTAATCGGTGGTATGGCAATGGCCGGTGTTCCTCCATTAAACGGATTCCAGTCCAAATTAATGCTTGTTCAAGCATCTTTAAGTTGCGGATATCCGGAACTGTCAATTTTGGCTATTATGGTAAGTATAGCAACATTTGTTGTATTTGTAAAAACATATTATGCCATGTTTTTAAAACCAAAACCTAGAGATTTGGAATTGGAAGGAAAAGATGTTCCAAAATCAATGGTTTTGGTCATGATAATCCTATTGGCAATTATTATATTATTAGGTATATTCCCTGATGTGGTAACAAATGGAATTTCTAACTTTGTAGGAGGAATATTATGA
- a CDS encoding DUF4040 domain-containing protein, whose amino-acid sequence MLDFVLMIIIIVSAILALIQKDLLKAAILTGFSGGALAVLFQILLAPDVALTQAIVGAAIIPVFIALAVKKTQREDS is encoded by the coding sequence ATGTTAGACTTTGTATTAATGATTATAATTATTGTAAGCGCAATTCTTGCTCTTATTCAAAAAGACTTGTTAAAGGCTGCAATATTAACAGGATTTTCAGGAGGAGCGTTGGCTGTACTGTTCCAAATTTTACTTGCTCCGGATGTTGCATTAACACAGGCAATTGTAGGTGCAGCTATTATTCCTGTATTCATTGCTTTAGCTGTTAAAAAAACTCAAAGGGAGGATAGCTAA